The stretch of DNA TTCAAAAAACCACCCCCCATCCCCTAATTTGACCCTGCATAAAATGCCATTCTTGCATATACCAAACTTTTTTACCTGCACTACTTTTTAACAGGATGGAAGATGAGCAAGTTAAGTGAAAGAGCAGGTTAAGGTTACCATTCCCTGCTAGGGTTTTCCCCGTGCTATAGCAGAAAACACATTATTGAGTGGCAGCCACAGCACCAGAGGTATTACCGATGCAAGATCATGGAACTTTATTTCCACTAAGAGCAGACTGCTTTTACATAAAGTAATTCCACCCCCAGTTCTTACAACGGTCAGAAGAAAGCTACTGCACACTCGTGGAGCTTTTACAGATGCTCACTGTCACTATAAAAGCCCATAAAGGTAACTTTAAATTCAACATTACATTATTTACTAGTAGTAACAGTAAGTGGGCTTTTAGAGATTAAGTTACTTAGTAACTGAGGAACTAAATCTACTGCACGTAACGGAGGGGGGGAACAATACATTGACTTCTAGTCACTTCAGAAAAGGTACAGTGTTCTCTATTTTCAGCTAATCACTCTCCATCCGAAGCTATGAAACATATGCTGGCTATTGCCTGGTGGgcccacagccagctgctggttTGATACAATTCAGTTGTCTAAACACCCTAATAAAGATTAGGAACCAGCAAAACCCTGCCAAGAGCTACGAGGTCCCCAACTGGAGGACAAATGTACTATAGCAATTCAGTTCTCAATACACAGCCAAAGCACCATCAATAAATAGGGCTGCCAATTCTGACCCGCAGCGGGGTAAATCCCCAAAGTACGAGGCACCTCAGGTTTTCAACAGCATGCAATGGATCTTCAGATGGTGAAAACCTGAGCATCACAAACCTCCCACGTACTAGGTCTAGGCAGCAGGGCAGTTAAAGTAGAGACcgggggtcctcaaactacggcccacgggccagatacggcccctggtatttacagaccccccgccgggggttggggggaaccaagcagccgcagacggctgcctgccactgcatctgcgcgccggccccctggttaaaaagtttgaggacccctggcctaGACAATGTGTTTTTCCTTAAGGTAAATTGTTCGCATTATTGATCACTTTgcactgtatttcagaatttagCTATTGAAATGGGTCCTGTCTTTGGGTATGATGTTCACCACCTTATCTGACCTCAGACACAGATGACTTTGCATTCCTTTCTCCGTCCTGTATGCTAGTACTATAGTAGTTCATTCAGAGCTGCGAAGCTAGCTGTGTCACACCACTGGTCCTAATGGTGCCTGGGTAAACAAGAGAGACTGCAGACTTGtaataaattgtttaaaaagctttctttagATGTTTTAGTACCAAAATCTTTTTGTTCACTGTATCACATGAAACAGACACGAGTACTACATGACAAAAATAGGGCTTTACCAGTATTGCAAGCAACAAGTCTGAGTTTGCCTAGTTGAAATCTTTCTCTCCACACaaagaatttaaacaaaagtctgtCCACTATAAGTCTTAAGGTCACCAGTATTTGCTTCAACAGAttaacttctgattttttaaagcagttgctAGCAGGTTCCCCTTTTCTACACTAAAGGAACCAGCAGGCAACCATCCCTTGGTCCAGTAAAGCTCACATCAAGTTAACTACATTCAAAAGCAGATAAATGAGGCCCCTAGTTTGTCTTGAAACTTCATCCTATCACTAGCATTAACAGAAAGGAGTCAGCCACAGCAATCTTCTTCACCTCTGCCTTCGGTTAAGTGACCTCCTCTCTAAGCAATTTCTAACCAAGTCTCTCCACTGCTAAATGATTCCATTAAGCTGACAGTCTCCCGTCACTGCTGGAGATTAAGAACCACTCTGCAGAAAACAACACTAACACCACCCCGGGTGGTATGTACATCTAAAAATGCTACTCGTTAACAAAAAGTAGGCCTAAAACAAACGCAACAGTAAGCAGCTGAGGGACAGGATGTCATCACCGCCACTGCTCATTTCAAAGTCTCACTCTCCTGCAGCTGTAGGGCAGGGCTTTTATGAACTCTTCATAAACAGTGAGGCatgttttgttcctttcacgTGCCCAACTTAACAGGTTAAatcttttcattacaattccaCACTTTGCTGCAAGCTTTAGGCCCTAACCAGCAAGCACCAGTGCTTAAGACCCAATGAAACCTAAGCCAGATGTGCACTCCATGCCTACCGATGTATCTGAAAGCCAAAAGAGGGAGTAACTGGGTACCTAACATACAATCAATTAGTATATACCTCTGAATTTTGAACTTTTTATGATATTCACCTGTAAAGTTAAGCGATGATTGCAATTCCTAGCAGTCATGTTAAGCCAACATTTACTTGACTATTCCTATATAAAGACAGACTAATTTTCAAGTTGAAGCATAATCCAGGGGGCTCTACTTTTAACGAGACCCAGAGAACTGTATCAGTGTTAGCAGTTGGAAGGGGCCCTGTTAAGCAGTTACACATTGGCATTAGGCAGTCAATATAAAATTGAAGATATCATACCTTAACCGGTCCAGGAGTTAGAACTATGCCAGTTCACAAGTTAACATGCCAACATCTAGGTAAATTCTCAGACCTTCAAGATAACAGAAAAGCATGCGGAGCAAGGATTTTTTCCAAATCATCATTTGCAATACCTCCAAAACCTCAAACCCTAAACCAAGTTTGGCCATCTACTTGGCTTTAGTAAGTTGCAATTCTTCAGTTCAAAATAACTCAATTTACATTGGTTGCCATGCTTAAGCAAAATTTTAACTGACCATTATACTGAAACAACTCAAACTTTTGAGGAATATCCTATTATATTTTCCTATCATATCAAGAACAACAGCCATTTAGTAGgttagttgctttttttttttcttcagacaaGTGATACCTTACCAGCACATTCCAAAGAAAAAGAGTCCTTCTGTTGAGCACCCACAGTCTAGAAAAAAGTTCAGTCCTTCACTGGatttaaagctttatttataGAAAGTTCATTGTCTTAACGGCAGCAATACTTGCATTGTATTTGAACTTAGGACTAATAggttaatatttacatttagaTAACACTTAAATGAAAACGAACTAAAGAGTTTTAGAGGAGACAGACATACAAGTTACAGACAGACTTAATAGTAAAAGTAAGCACAATTATTTCACTCTGGTTGATTTCATACAAAGGTCTACTCTTTCTTAATCAGATTAGCAGGGAGAGTGGATTTGTCCAAGTCATCAAAATATCGATGGTTCAAGGCCATTTTGCCAGAAATTCTTTTTGCAGGAtcataaattaacattttctggaagaaaaagaaaacacatttactCCCTCATGAAATAGGAACTAAAATATTGTTAAAAGAGATAGATTTTTAACCACAGTAATagtaattataataataaaccATAAAGAGAAGTTGTCCCCGCCATGTTCCACAATTTCTTGTAGAAGGAGAGAGGTTATTTCCACCTACAAGTCAGTAGTAGGTCAGTAGCAGTGCATAACATCTCAGGAAGTGAAGGACACATCTATTCTCCTATTCAATAACCAGGCCCATGCATGCATCTGGGTACCACATGCACCAAACTAAATCTAGAACCAGACATTGTGGCAATATTTGTGTCAGCTTCTCGACTAAGGGAAATCAAGCTTTAAGCTGTTAGAGCCCAACATGTTTACCAAAGACAAGTGGTCTTACACTTGTATTGTTAAACTGAGATTGAAGAAACTGATGTCAAATTGCTATTACTGCTTGGTGCAGCACTTCAGTTAAAATAAGAGAGTGATCCCTGTTTCAAAATCCATATAGGGAAATAGCAGGCAAACAGGTAGAACTGAAGAAACACAGAGTTTCTTTGCAGTAAGTTACTTCAACTGAAGACTTTATAATAAAGCTGAAAGGAAATAGAGGGGATGTCACAGCCACCAGAAAGCCCTCAGAACTTTACAGAACAGGCAAGACTGTTTTGCTAGGAGCTTTAATGAAAAGAGTCTACGGTTTATATCATACAACCGGctgcaaaagaaaggaataaagcaTTTCGCAGTTTTCTACTAGGTCTAAGACTAGCCAAGTCTGCAAagtctttttgcttttactcCTCTTTACTAAAGGAAAGTACATTTCAAATTCAAATAACCAGGATTCTACCAGCTGCTTCTTCGCCATCCCCACAACaagtttgttttccagaaaaaaagcttaacCAATATTACTCTGCCCAGTATTCAGTCTTGACATTTAACTGTCTTTAGACTTCATCCTACAGGGAGCCTTCCAAGTTGATTTAAACCACGAAATTTGCATTTATGTTCTCTGAACTCCTGCCAAATGCAACAGAGTCTCTAGATTTAACCTTGCATGTCCAATTTTACCTTGTGACAGGTTCCCATTAGCTATATCGCAGAATAATAGTATCCCATAGCTAATACCAATATCAAAGTTTTTCTTGAAATTGACTCAgacaaaaaaaggcacaaatttATCTGAAAAGGGGATGCTTTGACATTGAGGCTACGGCACTTCAGCTGATAGATTAAGTGACCATTTCTCCTCTGAGCAGCCTGAAACATAGCTTTTCCTGGCACTTCATTTCTGATAGACCAAAGCTTTTGATGACAGCCATTAAGTGCTTTGGAATCCTGGCCCCAGAAGTAGTTTAGATTATGAAGGTCTTAAGTTTACAGCCTGACTCAAGCAATTGGTCTCAATACAAAAATATGTGACCCATTTTCAGAGATAACTATTTTACATGCCACTTCCATCTGCAATCATCTATAGAAGGAGAAATTAACATCTTCATTGACACATTTGGGCTTGTACTCTAGAATGAAATATTCAGTTTCGTTGCCTTTAAAGTCATATTACTGCTTCAGGCTTAAAAGTGCCATAGGAAATTTAAATGGACTCCAGATGCCTAAGAGTTCAGCCATTCCAGTCACCAGGCATTAATAGGAAGCTAAAATGTCAACATTTATTAAAGGTAAAATTATACAAGATTTTAGAGAATTTAGTATGCTTTGAGATTAGTATTGTGTTACCACCATTTGAGGAACTAGTAATTTTTTGGCCTTTATTAGCAGCAGCCCAGAACATGGGTTTTGCACAATGAAGCCACAACTAAGCTCAGATGAGTACTTAGCAGGCCAGTTACATGACTATGAGATTTTCTTGCCTGTTCAATTTATCTTAGTTTGTAAGTACAATCAGAAACAGTTCTACTTCAAACTGATTTACTCATCATGCTGTCAGTGGAATTATTCCCAGCTTAAGTCAGTTGTCTCTGTAAAACAATACTGCTACAAGATTCAGAGAGCTATCCAAAATAACTTTACATTTAACAAATGTTCAGGTTGTCAATCTGAACTGTGGTTCTGTTCTCACAAAGAAAACCTGTGAGAAATTGTGGTCATTTGAGATTCTTTGGCAACACTGCTTCATTCAGAGTATTTTGCTACAGCTGTACCAATATGGATAATAAACTACTTAGTGACTGCTTAAAAATATGAGCCAGCTACACAGGTAAACGCGGTAGAAGGTTCCCCTTGTACCAAGATAGTTCTCAAGTTTCAGCTTATTTTAAGACACAGAgcacccaccccacaccccccataCATAAGTCTGCACTGTATAAATGCATCTTTAGGAGAGCAAAAGGGTAAGTCACCAAGGTACATTCTCACACTTAGGTACATCTAAGATCACACCTGATATGTGATCTAAATTAGTCTGCAGTGGCAGCACGTGAGCTGGAAGGGCACTACAGGGAAAAGCCTGATGAAGAGCTTGTCAAATAAAAGCTTAGTGTGATACTTCAACTGCACGGCCAGAGAACTAGACTCACACTAGAAACAAAATACACCAATTAAAAgttaacccaccacagtcaaaaacatttaaaggcAATTGAGACAGATACTATAGGCCAACTTAGACTAAGCCCCTGGTTTCACAGCTAATCaataaattcagctgtttccatCTTTGTTTATTCAGTTTGACCACCATGAAAGCTTAACCAAAATGAGCCCACTAAGATTAATCTACATGctaccttaaaagaaaaacattttcaactGGATCACAGTCATATAGCCACATTACAATtagtgctggcagcaggaaggTGACAGCTACAGTTTGTGGACAGAAGCCTTCATTTAGACCTGATTGTAAATGCTAATCCAGGTTCAACTTGAAAGTGAGGATGATTAGTATAAAAAAAGCTGAGGTGCAAGTGCTTTATGAGAAGAGTAGTATTGTCGTCTATTATTTATGAAGGGAGTGAGTGTCACTCAGTGTCAGTTCTACAAGAATGACAACCCATACCACTGCTGGTAGTTTGAAGGTCTCTACATCTTCATTCTAGCCAAGACTGATTAGTATAGCTTTGTGTGTTCtggagtattttaaaattacctgtTCAGTTTCTTACTCAGCAATTTAAGAAAGACTACTTACAGCCAGCAGGTCAAGCCCATCATCATCTAAGTTTTTGACATGTGTTCCAAGGCTGCCAGGTTTCCATTTTGGGAAAGTGTTTTTATAGTCTTGCAGAGATTCCACTTCAGGCCATACCTCATTGTTGGGGGTCCCTAAAGCTCTGTGCAAGCATAAGCAAAATATTAAGCAGTGTAGTCTGAGATCTGTACATCCTGCTATGGTTTTAATAAGCACACAGCACTATCCCGCAAAGCCGCACAAGTAGCAAGGAAAAGTTTAGCCTGACATACCTGAAGATTCTGAAGAGCTGGTCAATCTCTGAGTCTCCATGGAAAAGCGGCTTTTTAGTTGCCAGCTCAGCAAATATGGTACCTATGCTCCATATATCTACAGGGGTAGAGTAACGAGCAGATCCCAGCAACACCTCTGGAGACCTGTACCACAGTGTCACTACCTGTTAaacatagaaatatttttttaagtgcataGGATCAGGTCCTCTAATTGACTGGAAGCGCAATGGCTCATATGTTAAGTAGCATTCACAGGTTTTTGGTTAAAATAATAGTCAGTGCTAGAAGTTTTAGTGAAAATACTAGTTTCAAACTTCATTTATAGACAAATCCAAAAGACTCCATTGCAGTAGTTGCCTTTAGCAAGCAATGAGTTCTGGCCTGATTCATTCTCAAGGTAAGAGCAGGATTCATAAGATGCTTTGGAACTTTAGACTAAAACAACAGTCAGGGAGACAGAAAGCCATTGAGTAAAACAAAACCgaaataaaactttttgatACTGTTAGTTTATGACTTCAAAAACTCCTTGattcttttcagctgtgtaaTACTCAGTTATTACCAGGAAGCTAGCAAGTATTGTCAAAATCACCAAGAGGATGTTCCAACTCACTTCATGAGTGTATACCCGCACTGGAATTCCAAAGGCTCGGGCCAATCCAAAGTCTGCCAGTTTAATCACTCCTTTGTCATCTATTAAGAGATTCTGAGGTTTTAAGTCTCTGTGCAGAACTCTTCTTGAATGGCAGAAGACAATACCTTGCAAGATTTGATACAAGTAACTCTAgaaaggaggaagcagaaaaaaaaaaaaaaaggagtaacCTTTAGTACAAGTTAGTGTTCTGCAACATAAAGCTGTTTCCTTACATTAGATCTCCCCATAGTAGTAGGATACAGAGAGCCAAAGCATTGCAGATGTTGCATTAATATCATAAAGCCACACAAATTAATACTTAAGCTTCATTTAAGGCAGTttaatttcagtaattaaaagaattttaagtGGCATTTGAGAGCAAAACTCACATTTATTACCCACAGCTGCTTCTTTaacctttcatttcttctcaaGGAGTTAATTATACTGAAAAGACCTGCTTATAGCTTTGTAGGTGATCTTTCCATTAGTTTCTCTCGTATTAAGAAATTGTCCTCATTACCTTAACACGTGAACGATCCAAATATTGGCCAGATGGAATAGTATCCAAGTATTTCTTGAGATCCATGGAGAGGAATTCAAAGACAAGGTACAGTCTTGAATCCTGCATAAGAACATCCTGAAGACTAAAAATTGAGTCATGATCAACTCCATTGCAAAATGCACAGACTCATGGTTACATTTCCCCTCTCAACAGGGATATAAGCTGACGTTTCCAAGTTCCTATTATAAAAGTCTTAAAAAGCTTTCAGTCTTCAAAGATTAACAGTGAGTTATACTGTCATCTGGAAAATCAAGCGTATCTGAAATAGCGTCAGACTGAGATAAAAACCTATATGCTTCCCATTAAACTTAGACTTCCTCACGCCTAGTATTAGACACAGGAAGTCTGAGGAAAACACACTGTTgccttggagaaaaaaaaaagaaaaaagactgtgGGTGTTGGTGCCTAGCTTCTGTTTGAAGCTGACTTATAGCAGAGCCTGAATTACTAGGTGGACTTAAGGGAATATTATAATAGGAACCTAGTAGACACCGCAggattttcagttttaagtaCCTCCTTCATCCTTAATAGATTACAAGGGTTCCTAAACCCAAGTATACATACAATTAGTCACTACATGGCTGGAAATGGCCAATTTTCAGGCACATTGGAGAGAAAGTATTTTGCTGCATTAAAGAGCAAGCAAATATTTTGGGGGAAAGACAATAGCTGCAATCAATTTTAAATGTCAAGTAATCACCGATGGAAGTTTCACTCATAGCTCAGACATGCCAGCATCATAACACAACATGTAAATTTCTGCTACAAAGCAGCAAGGAAGTGACTGATGACAGAGGCTCATGTAAGAACACTAGAGCCAAGTGGTCTATTCCACAGTGGCAAGTAAAATTCTGAGACCAACTAAAGTAACAGCTTCAACTAGTTCTCATGAGGTTATTGTTAGAGTGGAAACGGCATAccattctgaaaataattgaCCCGATTACAAAAATCAGCAAAAGTTAGATTTCTAGAACGGGAAGAGGCAGCATGAGGAAGTCCCAGTTAGAAAAATGGCATAAACATGGGATTTGGGACTATAGTTATTTGCTGTAAAGCAAATACTGTATTAAGCAGAGTAGCTCCCACCTCACTAGAAtggtgaaaaattaatttcttatctGAAGTGACCTAGCACCCTTCAGAGTGTTTAGCTAAATACCAGTATATGCATACCAGACTATATTGGGATGATGCAGctcttttaataaagaaatttcTCGGATAGCAGTACTTGGAACGCCTTCCTCCTCACTTTCTAGACGTATTTTCTTCATTGCCACCACTTGGCCTGTGGTTTTGTGACGACCTTTATACACAACACCATAGGTACCTGAACAAAAAGACAGTGAAACGCATACAGGAAATACCAGCTTCAGGTACAAGTAAATCACTGCAAGTAAGAACCGCTAACAAAGGCAAGAGTCCTTGCAatcaagtattttttgtttaactATTTGGCTTGATTACAAACTACTTAGTTTTGGCAGTTTAACCATGcaatagttttgtttgtttcaagcATGCCATCCATGAACAGTAACATTTGTTAGGACAGGGTACATGGTAGGCTAAGTGTGAAACTTGAGTATTTGGAAGATGTAGTTCTAAAATCAGATACTATTTGAGTTTCAGGTTGATCAGCTTTCAGGCAAGATCACTATATGTTTTCATCCCCAAAGGGTTATGATTTTACCATTGATACATCATGCTAAAACATTAAAAGTTTGGCTGCAAAAGAAGTAGCGCTCTCTCTGCAGAGATCCATCCATCCATTGGTCAGATCTATGGAAATAACTCTAGCACAACCCTCAGTGCTGGAGAGAGGGTAGTGCTGTGGGTCTCAGTAGAAGCTAAAATTGGAACCAGTAGTAATACTTTAATCATCAGTGTTCACAGAAGTAGAACCCTCAACAAACCAAGACAGCTTAAGTATTCCCGTTTCACCCTTCTTGAAGCATTAATCCCTCAGATTAAGCTCCAACAAAATAGTTTCTTTCAGGAAGAAAGTATACATATGCAAGGCTTCAGTTATGACACCTTGTTGGAAGATCCAAGCCCATACATTTCGCTGTTACCTCAGAGTAATGAACTGCAAATTCTACATAAGGCTAAAGCATTATAAAACACACTGAGTTCTACATTTAACATAGGCTGGATTTCCAGTGAAAGGGGGTTTGTGGCTAATCTTCTTATTGCCTCATCATAAATTAATTGTTAAAATTCACTTCTCCACAGAGGTTTACTATCTGCTCATTCCCTTGACAAGCACAGTGATTGGATATAAACTGAGCACAACAATCAACAAACCACAACTCCCCACCAGACACTCCAAGCAAGTAAGTATGCCACGCAATACAGCTTCAGGAGCAACTGGTAAACAAGTTCATACACAAAGGAATGGGGGAGCTTCCTAAACTGGAAAGCTGGCTTCAAGCCTCAGAACGTTTTCTTCCCCTCTTGGAGGAGAAGTACACTACCATTATCCATCAATATGAAGGTAGATGCTCCTCAACACTGATCAGTCGCTTCAAATGGACCATGTAACCTTCAAAAGAAGGGCACTCAAAGCCTTTACATATAGAGACAAGCTTGTGGTTTACTGCAGTAATTATTTTGTCAGTTGGTTGAATGTCAGTAGTTCCTCCAATAGCTTCAATGGCACTTGTTAACTCAGACTGTGGAGCATGACAAGGCTCCCCGTTCTTCACACTTACCTTCCCCAATCTTCTCTATTTTTGTGTAATCATCCATTTCTCCTGTTATCCCTGAAACGAAGGGGAGAAAACCCATGATGGTGGGGTGAACAGTTGCCGTCCTGAACACAGCCAAGTCCCTGGAGCTATGCCAGGCCTTTAGAAGCTAGTTTCACCTTACATAATTAGGATGCAACACGGAACACTTACCGTTCTcctcaacaaaaaaaacaggGTTCATTCATGGTTGCAACTAGAAAAACCGCCTGCCGAAGTATGAGTGGGCACAAAcccaaaaggagaaaaatgctcTTGCGAGGAAGGCGCCTCCAAGCAACTGAGGGAAGACGCCACACTCACCAGTTTTCCACAGTTGCTCAGGACCAGGAGCCCTGCTACCCACAGTCGCGGGTTTGGTGTTAGCAACGACAGGGGCCGCCAGCCGCGACAGCTGGGCAACCACAAGCGCCCTGCAGAGCCGCCGGCCCGAGTTACGCTGAGCGGCACAAGGCCCCCGGAGGCGTCAGCGCCCGGTAGAACCGGCACCCCGCACCTCCCCGCCGCCGCGACCCCTCCACCGAGCGCGGCGCGGGCCCGCAGGGGCCGGAGAGCGCCGGGAAGTGACGCGGCCCCGCGGCTCCGGCCCAGGCGCCCGCCCGAATGGGGGCAGCCGGCGTCGGGGACGCGctgccgccgcggccccgctccTGCCCCGCCGTCGTGGGGCGCGACACCGCACCCGCCGTCACGGACCCAGCGGAGGCCCCGAGCACCCCTGGAAGGGTAGCCGCCTCGCCCACCTCCCTCCCCGGGCCTCATGGGCGACCCTGCCCGCACCGGGCGGGGACAGGGGCCCGCAGTGGCGGCTGGGCGCCGCAAAAGCACAGTCAGGGCCGGCCTCGCGGCAGCCGGTGAACCGCTCGCCCCGCTGCcgggccgggagcggcgggcTGAACCCGCGAACCGGCGTGAGAGAAGGAGAGAGCGGCCTCCACCGCGGCCAAGCGGCGCTCCGGGGCGGCCGGCCGTCCCGCAGGCCCCGCACCCTCCCGCCGTCCCCGCTGCTCCTCACCTGCGCCGCCGCCGAGGCCGCTCCGCGCCGCACGGACGTCCCACGGCTCGCTGGGGGCGGGCGTGCCGCATTCGAactcgccgccgccgccgaaCGCCGCCAATGGCGCCGCGCTGAGATGATTCAAAGCGGCCAATCAGAGCGCGCCGCTCCGGCGGCGCCAAAGCGAGGCTGAAAGGCGGCTTCTGCCTCAGTGCTAGAACTGGCGCGGCCGGGCGCGGCAAACTGAGGACGTGCAGGGCGTCCGCTTGGTTAGCGGCCAGTgcggggggaggcaggcaggtggCGCGGGCGGGTGGTTCCCTATAGCCCGAAGCCTTTCTGCCCTAGCGGTGAGATGCGAGGGCATGCGTGCAAGGGGCTGCGCTGCCAACTGCTCGCTGCGTTAGTCTGTTTGCATGGTATGGAGAGTATAATCTTATCTGGATCAAGCTAAGCTtatggctgcagctgctc from Falco biarmicus isolate bFalBia1 chromosome 9, bFalBia1.pri, whole genome shotgun sequence encodes:
- the CDK1 gene encoding cyclin-dependent kinase 1 isoform X1 — its product is MNPVFFVEENGITGEMDDYTKIEKIGEGTYGVVYKGRHKTTGQVVAMKKIRLESEEEGVPSTAIREISLLKELHHPNIVCLQDVLMQDSRLYLVFEFLSMDLKKYLDTIPSGQYLDRSRVKSYLYQILQGIVFCHSRRVLHRDLKPQNLLIDDKGVIKLADFGLARAFGIPVRVYTHEVVTLWYRSPEVLLGSARYSTPVDIWSIGTIFAELATKKPLFHGDSEIDQLFRIFRALGTPNNEVWPEVESLQDYKNTFPKWKPGSLGTHVKNLDDDGLDLLAKMLIYDPAKRISGKMALNHRYFDDLDKSTLPANLIKKE
- the CDK1 gene encoding cyclin-dependent kinase 1 isoform X2, whose product is MDDYTKIEKIGEGTYGVVYKGRHKTTGQVVAMKKIRLESEEEGVPSTAIREISLLKELHHPNIVCLQDVLMQDSRLYLVFEFLSMDLKKYLDTIPSGQYLDRSRVKSYLYQILQGIVFCHSRRVLHRDLKPQNLLIDDKGVIKLADFGLARAFGIPVRVYTHEVVTLWYRSPEVLLGSARYSTPVDIWSIGTIFAELATKKPLFHGDSEIDQLFRIFRALGTPNNEVWPEVESLQDYKNTFPKWKPGSLGTHVKNLDDDGLDLLAKMLIYDPAKRISGKMALNHRYFDDLDKSTLPANLIKKE